CGTGAGGTTCAGTCAGGATTTAATAGACCTCCAGAATATCATACAAAAACATTCGGAGCATAAAATTCCCATTATAGCTAAAATAGAAAAGCCAGAGGCAGTCGAGAACATAGATAAGATTGTTGCTTACTGTGATGGTTTAATGGTAGCTCGGGGAGATCTAGGTGTAGAAGTACCGGCTCATGAGGTTCCGTTGATTCAGAAACAATTGGTCCTAAGAGCCAAAAAGGCCAGGATTCCTGTAATCATAGCTACCCAAATGATGGAAACTATGATCACTAGCCTTACCCCGACAAGGGCAGAGGTCAACGATGTTGCAAATTCGGTGATGGACGGTGCAGACGCGGTAATGTTGTCCGGTGAAACTTCCGTAGGGAATTATCCGGTACAGGTTATTGAGAAAATGGCTAGTATTCTGAAAAGTGTGGAAGCATCGGACCTTATTCATGTTCCTCATGATCCGCCACACATTAGAACAAACAGATATATTACCAAATCAGTCTGTTACCATGCCGCGCTCATGGCAAATGAAATAAAGGCGAAAGCAATATCTACCTTAACCAATAGCGGATATACGGCTTTTCAAATTTCTGCGTGGAGACCTAGTGCTCATATTTTGGTGTTTACATCAAATAGAAGAATACTTACGCAGCTTAATCTTTTATGGGGGGTAAAAGCTTTTTACTATGATAAATTCGTTTCTACCGATGAAACTATCGAGGATGTAAACGGCATAGCTTGCAAGAAGGGATTTTTAGAAGTGGGAGATATGCTTATAAGTTTGGCCGCGATGCCTATAAAGGCAAAAGGTATGGTAAATACCCTTCGTGTAACAGAGATAGAGAGCTGTAATTTTTAGAAAAATACGGTTATCAAAAAAAGGCCCGCTTATAACAAGCGGGCCTTTCTTTTTCAGTAGGTGAAGATTACGCTACTTCCCTTTCAAATGCTATAAAATTCACAACTTCCCCTTCTTTGTTGAACAGAGGTTGACCATGTATCCAGCAATTATAGGTAGACCCATCTTTACGGTAATTCAAGATGGTGGCTTCAAAGGGCTCCTTCTTTTTAACAGCGTTAGAAATTACTTTGAGTGCGGTTTTACAAGTCTTTTCTCCTTGGAACATTTTTGGTTGTTGCCCAATTATTTCTTCAGGATGGTATCTGTTCATTTCCCATATATTCTGTGAAGCGTACACAATACGTAATTCCGCATCGGTTACTACAATGGTATGTTCTTTATCAATCAATTCTTGTTCTAGGACAGCTTCGTTGAATACCCATGCGTTATTTTTTGCAAGCTGTAAAAGTGCTTTAACATCACTACTAGATTTACAATGGTTATCAAAAAATGTACTATAAAAATCCCATGAAGAAATGGGTAAACTAGTAAGCTTTAGTGTTTTGTAAAACTTATGTAGGGCGTTATCATAATTTAGTAAATTCGTCATAAAAACTCTTCTTTTTCGTAGCATTTTTGTTAAAGCTAAAAAATCAGGTTTCAGGTTAAAATATATAACAACGATTAACACTATTGTTTAAAGAATGATTGGTTTAAAGCCCCGTCTACTTGTAAAGAATGAACAAGAATTAAGACTAAATGTAGTAAATAAGGGAACTTAAAGCAGAAAAATGTATGAAGTTTGAATTTCATGATACCAAATTGGCTTCACTTTTTGGGTTTACGGATGATATCAAAAAAAATGAAAATAACTTTTCTAGTAACTCGGGTAACATACAAATTCTTTGGAACCGAAATGAGATACCTATTTTACTCTGCATTGATGGTCTTACGATAACACTACTACCTAATCAGCTCGTAACCACAACCTATTTACAACATGTCAGTTTTAGTAAGACTAAGGCTCCTTTAACCGCCTTTCTATTTAATAGGCCATTCTATTGTATCAATGATCATGATAGTGAAGTTTCCTGTAATGGTATACTTTTCTTTGGCACCCAGGATTTACCTATTATTACAATTCCAGTGGAACAAGAGCGAAAGTTCAATGTATTGTTTGAGGTCTTTGAAGAGGAGTTCTCTACCTCGGATAAAATACAGGGAGATATGCTACAAATGCTGTTAAAGCGTTTGATCATAATGTGCACGCGCTTGGCCAAGGAACAACTTATTGTACGAACTCTTGATAACGAACAGATTGATGTGGTACGTAAGTTCAACGTTTTGGTAGATAATCATTTCAAGACCAAACGTAAAGTAAGTGACTATGCGGAGCTCCTTTTTAAAAGTCCAAAAACCTTATCCAATCTTTTTGCTATTTATAATCAGAAATCTCCACAACAGATAATTCTGGAGCGCCTGGCCTTGGAGGCAAAAAGATTGATGAGCTTTACGGACAAGCAAAATCAAGAAATTGCCTATGAACTTGGTTTTAACGATCCTGCACATTTTAGTAGGTTCTTTAAGAAAATGACAGGTCATTCCCCATCTAGATTTCGAGAAACAGTGGTCTTGTCTAATTAAAGGGAAATATGTGCAAGTAGTCGGGCAATAGCTCCTAACAAATACCCTTCTTCTGTTCGCATCTTTGTAGTGTAATTAAAAACAATACAAGATGAAGACACAAATAAAATCACTTTTCAATTTAATCGAAATTTTCGGACAAGCTAAAAGGCCAACACTAAATACCGTGAGCCCTAAAACTCACTGTGAACAAAAACACCATCACGATTTCTATTGTGATGCCGAGAAACCATTTGTATCATTTTAAAATCAATAAAAATTATGAGCACATTTAACGTACCAAAAAGAGAAGAAGTTTCAGAAGGGAATCAAGCTATTTTTGACAACTTGGAAAAAGCATTGGGATTTGTCCCGAACCTTTACGCCACCTACGCACACTCCGAGAATGCTTTAGGAAACTATTTGGCATTAAGCGGCGCCAAAACATCGCTTAACGCAAAACAGAAAGAAGTCGTAAATCTTGCTGTGAGTCAAGTAAACAACTGTAGTTATTGCTTAGCCGCACATACCGCAATAGGAAAAATGAACGGTTTTACAGAAGCGCAAATCTTAGAATTGAGAGCTGGTGAAGCTTCGTTCGATTCTAAATTGGATGCATTGGCCAAATTCGCTAAGAACATCACTGAAAATAGGGGAGCTACCGACGAAGAAGTCGTAACCGAATTCCTAAACGCCGGTTGGACCAAAGAGAATTTAGTGGATACCATAGTTTTGGTAGGCGACAAGACCATATCCAATTACTTACATAGGACAACTGATGTGCCTGTAGATTTTCCTGCAGTACAGTCTTTAGAAACAGTACAATTATAAAAAGCGAAGACTGGCCGCTCAAGTTCAGTAAATCAATATAATTAATATAAACAACAAGCTTCCATTGATATGGGACCGAATTTAAAATTAGAAAACATGAAAAAAGTAATCGCAGTATTAGTATTAGCAGTAGGAACAGTATTCTCCATGAACGCTCAAGACAAAATGATGAAGGAGGATAAGATGATGAAATCTACCACGAAAACAATTGCCTTGGAGCAAACGAGTGGAGAATTTACACAAAAACAAATCACCGTCTCGGAAGGGACCTATGTTTTTGAAATCGCCAATAATAATGTTGGACATAACGTAGGTTTCGTATTAGTGAAAAAAGGTGAAGATGTATCTAAACCTGAAAACCACATCAAAACCGCTTACGTAACCGAGCAGGTTGTAACCGGTGAGAAACAAACGTCAAAACCAACTACGTTGACAAAAGGAGAGTATGTATATTTCTGTCCTTTGAACCCAACCTCTACGGATAACACCTTGATAGTACAGTAATTTTTTAAGTTTAGTGTTTGTAAGGGCCGCTAATGGAATATTAATTTCATTGGCGGCTTTTTCGTTAAAAATCGAACTTCAATTGTACTTGTATGGCCTCTGCTTCTTGTTTGGTTTTTTCCTTTTTGTCCGTATTTAGATTTGCTAGGGAAATACCTAATAAGCGTACGGAATTTTGAAGTTCTTCTTGGTATAACAATTCTTTTGCCGTTTCAAGAATCAAGGTTTTGTCAGCTATAAAATAGGGAAGGGTTTTACTTCTTGTATTCAAGGTAAAATCACTATACTTAATTTTTAAGGTTACTGTTTTACCGGCGATATCCGATTTTTTCAAGCGTTTTTCCAACTCGTTGGAAATATGCTCTAAACGTTCTAACATGAAAATCTCACTACTTAGATTTTCATTGAAAGTACGTTCTGCACCCACGGACTTTGGAATCCGATGTGGTTTAACTTCGCTCTGGTGCACTCCCCGCACCACATTATAGTAATAGCTTCCACTTTTTCCAAATTTCTCCTCCAAAAAGGCCTTAGATTTAGACTTTAAATCTTTTCCCGTAAAAATGCCCAGTTGATACATTTTTTCTGCGGTAACTTTTCCAACTCCATAAAACTTTCGAATTTCCAAGTCTTCCAAAAATTCGATGACCTCTTCGGGATTTACGGTTTTTTGTCCGTTCGGTTTATTGATGTCGCTAGCCACCTTGGCAATGAATTTATTTATTGAAATTCCTGCGGAGGCATTTAAACCCGTTTCCTCGTAAATCCTGTTTCGTATTTCTTTCGCTATTAGCGTAGCAGAAGGGTTTCCTTTCTTGTTTGTAGTAACGTCTAAATACGCTTCGTCTAAAGATAAGGGCTCCACCAAGTCTGTATATTCATAGAATACGGCCCTTATTTTTTGGGAAATCTCTTTATAACGGTCAAACCTTGCTTTTACAAAGATAAGCTCCGGGCAGTTCCTTTTTGCGAGAACACTGCTCATTGCGCTGCGCACACCAAACTTACGAGCCTCGTAACTAGCTGCGGCTACGACACCTCGCTGTGAGCTTCCTCCTACGGCGATAGGTTTACCTCTTAATTCGGGATTGTCCAATTGTTCTACCGAAGCATAGAAGGCATCCATATCTACATGAATAATTTTTCGCAATGGCAAATCGGATATCATATTGTAAATTTATAACAACTTAAATCAGTTCGTAATACTAGTTTATAGAATGATTGAAATTGAACGGAAGTTTTTAGTAACATCAGCTATTTTTAAGAAGGAAGCAATTTCAAAAACTAGAATAGTCCAAGGTTTTTTGAACACGGACCCTGATAGGACAGTTCGGATTCGATTAAAGGGAGAAGAGGGTTTTATCACAATAAAAGGCAGGTCCAATAAAACGGGCATTTCACGTTTTGAGTGGGAAAAAGAAATAAGCCCGGAAGAAGCAGAAGCTTTGTTGAAGTTATGTGAAGAAGGTACTTTGGAGAAAACCAGATATGAAATATCTTACGGCAAGCATGTCTTTGAGGTCGACGAGTTTTATGGCCCCAATACAGGTTTAATTGTTGCGGAGGTTGAACTAGATTCCGAAAACGAGGTCTTTACGAAGCCAAAATGGCTGGGAAGGGAAGTCACCGGAGAAACCAAATATTATAATTCTCAATTAAGCAAGATGCCATTTAGCGAATGGCGAACTACTTAACTACGCGTATACGCTCCAATGCAGATTCTTCACGAATTATTTCTATGTCTGTTTCATTATAGGTGGCTTCTTCAATAGTAAATGGCGGACTACAACAATCACTGCTAGGACTATTTTTTCTAAGGTTTAACACCAAAATATCGGTTTCGGAATCGTTCAAGAAAACTTCATAGGTGTTACTGCCTTCCATACCAGAAATAAAAATTATAATAGTTTCCGTTGAGGAGTTTCCAGAGTCGTTGACCTGAATATCATCTTTGGAAACAACGATGTTTTCTAAGGAATACGTTTCGTTCGTGATTAAGTTGACGCCTTCTTCATTGACCAGTTCAATAAGTAATAGCTGTTGGGCACATACTACTGTATCGCAGTCAATACGCGAATTGTTGTCACAACTAAAGATAAATAATAACGTAAGCCCGAGGAAAGAAAATTTTGTTTTTAAGTTTTTTATAAGGGGATGTGCTATATAGGGGGCCATGATTGATGATTTTAAGATTTGTATTAATTTGAAGGAACGAATATTACTTATGGCTTTACAATGGTGATTTTTTCAATAAAGGAATTCTGACCTTCTGCAATTTCGATTGTTTCGTCATTGTAGGTAGAGCTATTTACGGTGAAATACGGACCACAGCATTCTAGGTCAGATTTTATTCTAGATAAGTCGAGAATTAATTCGTCCGTTTCCGTATCGTTTAGCTTTATGTTATAGGTATTACTGCCGTTGGTTCCCGCAACAAAAAAGTAGACCACTTCGTCACCTTGTTGTTGGCCAAAATTAAGTTGCTCACCATCCTTTGTAATGGTGATATTCTCTAATGAATAGTAGTTATTGGCAATAAGATTGTTTCCTTCAACATCAACATATTCAAGGGCAAAAGTTTGAGCTGCACAATCTATAAGAGCACATTCACCAAGTCCTTCATCGTCCTTACAAGAAAATAGCAGTATAATTAGGCAAAGAGCCACTTTACTTTTTAGCATCATATCTTTCATAAGATGCCAAGAAACGTTAAGGGTTGCGTTACTAAAGACTCTCTGTATACGATGTTTTAAAGATTACCCATTGCATTTTTTCCTTGGCCGCTTTTCTTCGTATCGCTTTAATGTTTTTTATGATAAAGGGCAGTATTCCCAAGCTCATAAAAATTGCTCCCAGTAAGAAAACCGGAGTTGCGCTTGAAAATAAGCTTCCACTGGAAAGAATTCCTAAAATTAATACCGTTGATAATGGGAAGGAAAGTGCCAGAATATTTACAGCAAAGTTGGAGTTAAACGTACGTTTGCTTTTGGCAATTCTGTTCTCTTGGGCATCAACCAGTGCAATATGCGAAAACGGCCAAAAGCTACAAGCACTAAAACCAAAGGCAAGCAGTAAAAGAATATCGTTTTGAACTTCAATATTGCATACCATGATTAACGAACCACATAATAAAGCCACAAAACCTGCTCGTAAAAAAAGTAAAGCTAACAATTTTGAAAACTGTTTTTTCTTGATATTTACGGCAAGACCTATAAATAAAAGCACTAACGGGGTCATGATTAGGCTTAAACGACTTATGGTTTCGCTAATAAAAAATGGCAACGATTCCTTATTAAACCCGAAAAACACCAAAATCAAGGCAATGATTATAAAGATATTTACAGGTTCTGAAATCATTGCCAATACCAAAGATTTAATTTTTTTAGTGTTTGATGTTGTTTTCAGAGCTCTTTTACGATAGTACCAGTTCATTGCTACTAGATAAAGGATGATCAGCACAAAAACCTTATTCCCTAAATCTGCCATGGCAGCCTTAGCCAGATACTCATCGCCCAAAAATTCTATAACAAAAGGAAAACAGGAGAGTCCAGGTGCCAATGAGGGAACGAGTAGTCTAGCAGTTCTATATTGCGGACTATTCTTGGCGATACCCGTAAGAGGAATTAGGTATGGAAACACTAGAAATAGAATCATGTTTAGCATCAGAGCTAAAAATGGAAGGGATAGTAGCGCGCTATCGATTTTAACCCCTATTAGTGCTAAGAAAATAGTAGCGGGCAGCGCTAGGTTTAGAATAATCTTCTTAATGCCGGTCAACTCTTCCTTAGACTTGAATTTCAGTTTTAAGAGTATGCCAATACCAATAAATAGTACAAATGTTATGGTCTTTTGTAAAGTTAAGTCCATCCTACGCAATTACATCTTTTAGGGCAGAGGTAAAAATTTTCATTTCTTCCATAGTACCCATACTTACGCGACACCAATTTTTTCCCATAAAGTTAAAAGCACGTACGCCGACCTTTAAATCGGTCATTTTTTGAAGGAAATCCTTGCCTTCCATTTCAATCGGGAAAATCATAAAACTGGTGTGCGAAGGCACATATGCTATGCCCATAGCATCAAGACTTTGGTAAACATACTCCCTACATGCTGCATTAAGTGCTCTAGATTGGTCCAAAAATTCGACATCATCCATTGCCGCCATTGCCGCAAATACCGATGGATATGATATGCCCATCCCGGCACGAGTAATTTTTTGAAGTCTATCTAAAGTAGCTTTCTGCGCAACGGCGTACCCTACTCTTAAACCAGCCATTCCATGAATTTTTGAAAAGGTGCGCGCAATGATGACGTCTTTTCCTTCGTTGACCAGGGAGACCATGCTTTTTTTGGCACCATCTTCAAGAAAACCTAGATAAGCTTCATCTATAAAAACGGGCACTTTTTCGGAGACCCTAGAGCAAAAATCCAAGAGTTCATTGTACTCGGTAATAGTTCCCGTAGGATTATTAGGATTACAGATATATACCAACTTGGTATCTTTATCTATAGCGGCTTCCATGGCTTTTAGGTCATGAGACCAATTTTCTTTTAAAGGAACGGCTTTCCAAGTACCACCTGCGGCCTCTGCCACGCGTATTAGGGACATATAAGCTGGGTCTGCAGATACAACGTTTCCTCCGTTCATGAATAGCGTAACAGCCGTTTTTTCCAAAAGGTCAGAGGACCCGGGCCCCATCATTATATTTTCACGTTGAACCCCTTCAACTTCGGCAATTTTGTCCATGAGTTCAAATAGTTCCTTCCATGCATAACGGTTACCTTTAAAAGCGTTAGTTTTTAATGCTTCAAGTGCTTTTGGAGAGGGGCCATAAGGATTTTCGTTGGCGTTTAATTTTGCGGATAGAACGGGGAACTCCCTTTCAGTGTCTAGTAAATATTCCTTAAAAAAAGGACTATAGATTGCGTCTCCATTAAGGTCTAGGGTAATGGGTGTTCGGGATGTCTCCGCAAAACTTAAATAGGGTGCGGCGATGACTCCACCAGCAGTTAAAACACCTTTTTTTAACCAATTTCTACGGTTTATTTTTTCTGTTCTCATGAGAAGTTTTTTTGTTGGATTAGCTATGGTTACTAAGTTAGAATTGAGCTAATAAAAAACCTATCCCAATACCGTAAAAATCAGAGGGTTAAAATAGATATAATGAAAATTGAACACCCGTAAAAAGCGAAATTCACAGTTAGGCCATGTCAAATAGTAGGTTTTTTGCGTATATCGCAGCCATTTTTGGACGCACTTTACGGATAAGACATATTATAGATTATTGAAAATAAGAATAGTAGAACTACACCGTTTTTTGACTGGCTATCATTCAAATCCTTTTAAATGGGTCCTTAACCACTCAAAACTACCTTCAATATCCTCAAAAAGCTGCTCTTCGGGCACAAGGTCCGGTACAATATCAATTGAGGAAAGTAAATCCATTGGTTGGGTCTGTAGACCGGTCAGCAAAACTTTGATACCTTTTTTGTCAAGCTCTAAAAGGGCATCTTCCAGGGCATATAATCCGGATTGGTCTATATAGGGAACTTGGTCAAAACGAATGATTAGCGCATCTACTTCTGAGATTTCCTGTAATTGATCTTTAAAATGTGAGGTAAACCCGAAAAAAAGTGGTCCATAAAGGTGTTTTATCGCAACCCTATCTTTGTACTTATTGTAGAATTCTTCCTCGTCTTTCCAAGGTTTTTCCCCATCAAAACCAGCCAACAGACCCACCTCAATGCCTTCTTCACCAAGATCACTTGCTTTCTTCATAAAAAGTAAGGAGGCAAGAATAAGACCAATACCTACTGCTTGTATTAAACTACCGAAGGTCGTAAAAAGAAGTACAACAATAAGCACCACCGCATCGGCCCGTGGCACACTTGTCAAGTGTTTTAGTCCCTTGGTGTCCACTATTTTAAATCCTATTGGAATTAGTATTCCTGCGAGTACGGCGAGTGGAATATGCGCTGCCAAAGAGCCTAGACCCAATAAAACGGCTAAAAGAAACAGACCATGGAACATGCCAGATAACCTTGTTCTACCTCCAGAGTTGATATTTACAACGGTACCCTTTGTAGCACCTGCTCCTGGAATACCTCCGAACATCGCCGCAACGGCATTACCAATACCTTGCCCAATTAGTTCACGATTACTATTGTGTTTGGTCTTGGTCATATTATCTGCAATGACCGATGTCAACAACGAATCAATGGAACCTAAAACTGCCAGTACCAAGGCATATTCCGCAATAAGATAATAAGCCGAACTATCTATGGATAAGATGCCATCTAGTTGTAAACTGGGAAGACCAGAAGGAATTTCACCTATAACCGGCACGTCCCATTTTAGGAAAAAAGCTACCAAAGAAGCAACGATTAGCGCCACTAAGGGGCTTGGCACCGCTTTGGTTATTTTCGGAAAAACATAGTAAATAAGCACGGTTAATGCTCCAAGTGCTAGTGCCTGCCATTTAAAATCTGTAAACAGTCGGGGCAAATCCTGCATTACTCCTACCGTAGATTTAGCAGAATCCAATCCTGCAAACGGGAATAGTTGTAGAATAACGATAATTAAACCTACGCCACTCATAAATCCAGAAACAACGGGATAGGGAAAGTATTTGATATATCCGGCAATATTAATAAGCCCAAAAAGTATCTGTAGTACGCCACCCAATAAAAAAGCGAGTATTATAATACCCATAGCGCTTTCTAAACTTCCGGCAATATCTATAGCACTTGCTACCAAGGCTGCCGATACTACGGTCATGGGCCCTGTAGGTCCGCTGGCCTGTGTTAATGTGCCCCCAAAAAGGGCTGCCAAAATACCTACCGCAATGGCACCGTAAAGTCCTGAGATTGCTCCTAACCCGGACTGAACACCAAAGGCCAATGCCAAAGGTAACGCTACCACTCCGGCAACGAGGCCACCAGTTAAATCTCCTTTGATATTACTAAAATCAAAAATATCTTTCAGCATTGACGTAGTTTAAGGTTGGTTATAATTTTGTTTTGACGGCTAGCACTATTCGCATTTCTTTTTCAGTCTAAAAGGCAACCCCTGACCCCATCTTGGGCAATTAAGTGAAACTGTTTTACTTTTAATGCTTAAGCACCATTAAAAATAAGCTTGTAAAGGCTAAGTTGAAAATTTAAAGTATAATAAATGATTATGATTTCTATAAGAACGGATATATTTTGGCTAAAAACTGAAAATCTCTAGAACTGAGTACAGTTTTATATTGAATAACTCTCTTACTGGGCCATAATACCTTCCTGACCAAGTATAGGTAATGGAGTTAAGGCAGACTCCGAAACACTTCCTTTTTTGAAGGTAAATCTTTTTTCGAACAGTGTGCTCCCTATATAGTAGGTGACGAAAAATTCGTTAGTCAAGGCCAAAACCTCTTCTTGTACCACTTCAATCTTTTCAAAAGAATTTGCCGCGACAACGGCAATGGCGTGTCGCATTACCGAGGTTTTTGTTGCTCCGTCAAAACCCTTGGATACGATAAGAACCATTTCTATGGGAGTACTACCGCCATTAAGGATGTAGGCATTCCAATCTTTGGAAAGAAACTCCTTGTTCCATTCATGGGCAATGGCGACGTAAACATCTTTAACTAAGGGAATTTCAATATCTTTTTTCACCGCTCAGAATCAATGTTTTTACAATACACTTCTAAACTGCTCTAGGAAACGAAGATCGTTTTCACTTAATAGGCGAATATCTGAAATCTGATGAAGAAGAAGGGCAATACGGTCAATTCCCATTCCAAATGCAAATCCCGAGTATTCATCAGAATCGATACCACAATTTTTAAGAACATTGGGGTCTACCATACCGCAGCCCATAATTTCTAACCAACCTGTCCCTTTCGTCATTTTGTAATCCGTCTCGGTCTCTAAACCCCAGTACACATCGACTTCTGCACTTGGTTCGGTAAAAGGGAAATACGATGGTCTTAGACGTATTTTAGATTTTCCAAAAAGCTCCGTTGTAAAATACTGCAAGGTTTGTTTTAAATCGGCAAAAGATACATCCTTATCAATATAAAGTCCTTCCACCTGATGGAAAAAACAATGAGACCTTGCGGAAATGGCCTCGTTTCGATATACCCTTCCCGGAGATATGGTACGTATTGGAGGCTGATTGTTTTCCATATAACGTACTTGTACCGAGGAGGTATGGGTGCGCAACAATACATCTGGATCGGTCTGCACGAAGAAGGTATCCTGCATATCTCTTGCCGGGTGATACTCCGGAAGGTTCAATGCCGTAAAATTATGCCAGTCGTCTTCTATTTCCGGTCCTTCGGAAACATTGAAACCTATACGGGAAAATATTTCAATAATTCTATTTTTTACAATAGAAATGGGATGTCTTGCACCAAGTTCGATTGGTTCGCCCGGGCGAGTTAAATCTCCAAAGACACCTTCTTGTTCTGAATTATGCTCTAAGGTCTTAGTAAGACTGTCAACTTTATGTAACGCTGCTTGTTTTAATTGATTGATACTTTGACCAAATTCCTTTTTTTGTTCGTTAGGAACATTTTTAAATTCTGCAAAAAAGTCGTTCAATAATCCTTTCTTTCCCAAATATTTAATGCGAAAAGCTTCCACGGCCGCTTTGTCCTCGGCGGTGAAATTTTCTACCTGTAAAATATGTTCCCTAATCGTCTCGATCATAATGGTCTTATAAAGCGGCAAATTTAAAACTTTTATATGATTATGCCTGTTTTGGAGTAGGGTAAGTTGACGATAACAGGGTTGATTGGTCTTTAATAGGTATGAACGATATTATTCAGATTAGAAGTTTCTATGCTTGGTGCTGAAAATCATCCAAGTGTTAGCTTGGATAACAAATGATGTTGACCAAATTTTTGATAGGAGTGTTTAATGCCTTGGTCAACTAAAAAAGCCAATACGGTTGCATTGGCTTTTTTAAACTTTAAACGGCTAGTCTAGAAAGCTTACTTTACCGGTCTTTATATCGTACATAGCGCCAATAATCTTAATTTCTCCATTGTCCTCCATTTCTTGAAGGATAGGACTGAGACTACGCGTATCTTCTATGGTTAATTCAATATTCTTGAGGACCACTTCGTTCACAAAATCGATGTTCTTTGAATTTCGCTGACTTTTATCCGCTGGCTCTTTTACAGCTCTTACGGCATGTTTAATTTTATGCAAAAGAATAGTAAGATTACCCATTTTAGCATTGTCACAAGCTCCTTTTACCGCACCACAAGCGGTATGCCCTAATATTACAACAACCTTGGTTCCTGCTAATTTACACGCGAATTCCATACTTCCAAGTAGGTCTTCATTAACAATGTTCCCTGCTACTCGTGCACTAAAGATGTCACCGACACCTTGATCAAATATAAGTTCTGCGGATACTCTAGAGTCAATACAACTTAGCACCGTGGCAAATGGGTATTGTCCTTGAGCCGTATCGTTTACTTGATCCAATAGATTACGGGGTACCATATCGTTGGCAACAAATCTATCATTCCCCTCCTTTAACAATTGTATGGCGGCATCTGGTGTTATCGCTGCTTGGGTTTCTTTGGTATGTGCTTTCATTAATTTTTAGTTTTAATTAGGACTTTACTATCCTTTGCCTTGATAAAATAGGAATTTTAAGGTAATTTATGATAGTTTAGGTCTTTGAATATACGCTATGTTTTTTCTGAAAACTGTGCCTGTTAGGACTTTTAACGTCTTAAATGTACAGTATTTTCATTTGGACAATTTTGTTCTTTATCCTTTTTCGGGTTGAGCTATTTTTGGTCTCAATTTAAAGAACTCGATAAAACTATCCGGATTCTCCTCGATACCCCTTTCAGACACCAATTTAATATCAATATTCCTTTCTTTCGCCTTAAAGGTAAAATCATCCAATATTTCAATGATATCGTTGTCGAGATACCTCGTTTTCCTCACATCTAGCTCCAGATAGGTTTCTCTTGGTAAACTATCCAGTTCCTTGAGAATGGCACCCTTATTAAAAAAGGTAACCTCCTCTGCCAGGGTCATTTTAATTTTGTGCCTACCATCACTTTTAT
This genomic window from Maribacter sp. MJ134 contains:
- a CDS encoding AEC family transporter; translation: MDLTLQKTITFVLFIGIGILLKLKFKSKEELTGIKKIILNLALPATIFLALIGVKIDSALLSLPFLALMLNMILFLVFPYLIPLTGIAKNSPQYRTARLLVPSLAPGLSCFPFVIEFLGDEYLAKAAMADLGNKVFVLIILYLVAMNWYYRKRALKTTSNTKKIKSLVLAMISEPVNIFIIIALILVFFGFNKESLPFFISETISRLSLIMTPLVLLFIGLAVNIKKKQFSKLLALLFLRAGFVALLCGSLIMVCNIEVQNDILLLLAFGFSACSFWPFSHIALVDAQENRIAKSKRTFNSNFAVNILALSFPLSTVLILGILSSGSLFSSATPVFLLGAIFMSLGILPFIIKNIKAIRRKAAKEKMQWVIFKTSYTESL
- a CDS encoding pyridoxal phosphate-dependent aminotransferase; this encodes MRTEKINRRNWLKKGVLTAGGVIAAPYLSFAETSRTPITLDLNGDAIYSPFFKEYLLDTEREFPVLSAKLNANENPYGPSPKALEALKTNAFKGNRYAWKELFELMDKIAEVEGVQRENIMMGPGSSDLLEKTAVTLFMNGGNVVSADPAYMSLIRVAEAAGGTWKAVPLKENWSHDLKAMEAAIDKDTKLVYICNPNNPTGTITEYNELLDFCSRVSEKVPVFIDEAYLGFLEDGAKKSMVSLVNEGKDVIIARTFSKIHGMAGLRVGYAVAQKATLDRLQKITRAGMGISYPSVFAAMAAMDDVEFLDQSRALNAACREYVYQSLDAMGIAYVPSHTSFMIFPIEMEGKDFLQKMTDLKVGVRAFNFMGKNWCRVSMGTMEEMKIFTSALKDVIA
- a CDS encoding SulP family inorganic anion transporter; translation: MLKDIFDFSNIKGDLTGGLVAGVVALPLALAFGVQSGLGAISGLYGAIAVGILAALFGGTLTQASGPTGPMTVVSAALVASAIDIAGSLESAMGIIILAFLLGGVLQILFGLINIAGYIKYFPYPVVSGFMSGVGLIIVILQLFPFAGLDSAKSTVGVMQDLPRLFTDFKWQALALGALTVLIYYVFPKITKAVPSPLVALIVASLVAFFLKWDVPVIGEIPSGLPSLQLDGILSIDSSAYYLIAEYALVLAVLGSIDSLLTSVIADNMTKTKHNSNRELIGQGIGNAVAAMFGGIPGAGATKGTVVNINSGGRTRLSGMFHGLFLLAVLLGLGSLAAHIPLAVLAGILIPIGFKIVDTKGLKHLTSVPRADAVVLIVVLLFTTFGSLIQAVGIGLILASLLFMKKASDLGEEGIEVGLLAGFDGEKPWKDEEEFYNKYKDRVAIKHLYGPLFFGFTSHFKDQLQEISEVDALIIRFDQVPYIDQSGLYALEDALLELDKKGIKVLLTGLQTQPMDLLSSIDIVPDLVPEEQLFEDIEGSFEWLRTHLKGFE
- the pheS gene encoding phenylalanine--tRNA ligase subunit alpha, encoding MIETIREHILQVENFTAEDKAAVEAFRIKYLGKKGLLNDFFAEFKNVPNEQKKEFGQSINQLKQAALHKVDSLTKTLEHNSEQEGVFGDLTRPGEPIELGARHPISIVKNRIIEIFSRIGFNVSEGPEIEDDWHNFTALNLPEYHPARDMQDTFFVQTDPDVLLRTHTSSVQVRYMENNQPPIRTISPGRVYRNEAISARSHCFFHQVEGLYIDKDVSFADLKQTLQYFTTELFGKSKIRLRPSYFPFTEPSAEVDVYWGLETETDYKMTKGTGWLEIMGCGMVDPNVLKNCGIDSDEYSGFAFGMGIDRIALLLHQISDIRLLSENDLRFLEQFRSVL
- a CDS encoding carbonic anhydrase family protein; the protein is MKAHTKETQAAITPDAAIQLLKEGNDRFVANDMVPRNLLDQVNDTAQGQYPFATVLSCIDSRVSAELIFDQGVGDIFSARVAGNIVNEDLLGSMEFACKLAGTKVVVILGHTACGAVKGACDNAKMGNLTILLHKIKHAVRAVKEPADKSQRNSKNIDFVNEVVLKNIELTIEDTRSLSPILQEMEDNGEIKIIGAMYDIKTGKVSFLD